Within Mesotoga infera, the genomic segment GTTGCTCCGAAAGCTTTCATGAAGAACATCACATTAATTAGCATTGTAGACATTTTTAGAGAATCAAAATCGAGGATGATAGTGGAAGCAGATTTGTGGTTTGATGAAGTTGCTCCGCCAGACTTGTACTTACCATATAGGAATCTTCTGTTTCTTTCAATCGCATCCGCATATGCTCAGTCAATAGGGATACGAAATGTGTATGCCGCATTCATTAATAGTAATCATGCGAAAGAAATAGATTGCTCTATTAGGTTTTTTACCCAACTAGAAGCAATGCTTGAAGAATATGGCTCAGTTAAGATCAACATACCTTATAGGGAAATGTCTAAGACACAGGTTGCTAACCTTGGAGTAGAGCTAGGAGCACCGATCGCAGAGACTTTCTCCTGTCAGGTTAACTCCGTAAATCCATGCGGAGTCTGTCCCAATTGTGTGGACAGAATTAATGCGATGAGAGATCTGTTGAAGGAAGTATGAGTCATGCAAGATGACAGATGTGAGGGACCTGTTGGAAAGCTGGCAAACTTTGTATCTCAGATCAAGCTCAACACCATTGCACCCAGAAAACCATACTACCATATGGGGGCGACGATCTCTGATTCCGTTTTGCAGGCGGGAATCAACTACAGATACGTGGTCTATCCACGCATTAAGAAACTGGCAGAGGAATTTCCTGATTACAGGACTACTTGCGACTTCATTGAACTCATGCGGAAAATACCGCTCGCAGAGCTTCTAACTTGGAAAAGTTCTATAAAGCTGGAGCGAATAAGGGCACTGACTCGCCTTCTTCGCAAAAACGCGATTCAAGATGAGGAACAGCTTGCAGTGTGGATGAGACACGATGGTAACATCAAGAGGCTTTCTGAAATAAAAGGAATAGGTCCGAAAACCATAGATTACTTAAAGATGCTAGCAGGAATTCAAACAATAGCTGTAGATAGACATCTATTCAAGTTTTTGGAATTGGCCGGCGTTGTTTCGAAAAATTACCAAGAAGTAAGTGGAATCTACCGAAGCGCTGCTGAAATTCTTGGAATGACGTTATATGAGCTTGATAAGAAGGTCTGGATTTACATGTCCAACACTAGGTGAGAACTTTGCTTAAGTACTCAGCGATCTCTAGCTGCAATCAGTGGGGAAGTTGCTGATGGAATCACTTTATCACTACAGGGCAAACAGATGATTACGGGATCAAGATTTCTATTTGTCCAAGTACTGCATTTCCCTGCTTGGCAAATACATCAAATCCCAATCACTCCCAGGATGCTCATCCTTAACTGGCACTAAGGATGTGGTCGAGAACTTGAATATCAGTTGAGTAATAGACATTTCCATATTTACATGATAATGTCCCTATTTTTCTGGGAGAAAATGCGGAGCGACGAATTTCCAAACGTCTTCACCGGACTTTCGCATATCTTCCGATTTAACAAAGATTATAACAAAAATGGAGGCCCTATTCATTGGAAATCATGGAGACCTGAAAATGATGGCGTTTACTCAGAGATTAGCTTTGCTGCGGTCACAAGAATGGTCTTGTAGAAGGAGAAAACGGTGTCATTCAATGAAGAGATTGGAAGAGTGGTTAGGAGTAGCTCATACAGATGTATTCCAGGCTTTGGATTTCCAAGGACTCTTGTAACAAGACTCTCCAAAGCCTTCTGAGTTGTAGAAGTGATATGAGCCGCCGAATTCCTCATTGTCTTGAGATCGTGCAATTCGGATGCAATTGAACTTATATGCGGTTCGAAGGGAACGCCGTTCTTGAAAAAAAGAAGTGCAATCTTTTTCACCGAATCAGGATTTGAGTAATCGAAGTATCTATTTGCTCCAACAATCATTAGTCTCGCTGATTCTTTATCAGGAGGAAATACGTAGCGAATAGGAGATACTCCTGTCTCACTAGTTTCCCCGGTCATATAAGCAATCAGTGCTGCTTCAAGGAAAGACTCCCAAGCTACAAACATGTTAAGGAAGGCTGCTGCTGTAATCTGCTTCCGATCTATCTCCGAGAACAGAAAGCTTCCGTCAGAGGCTGTAAGATGAGCGTGAGAAATAAGATTGTCACATTGGTTAATATCGATTTCAAATGCGACGAAAGTGTCTTTCAAAGACATTTGATGTAACCCTAAGGAAGTAGTGACAGAAGAAAAGAAGACCTTCTCTGCCTTACAACCTCATCAGTTGTAGCTCTTCTGCAATCCTGAAGAAACTGCTGTTCTAGCCTCGTTAAATTTGCGAAATCATCAGTACCAAAAATCTCTTCAACCCTCTCTAGTGAATTCCTAATTTGCTCTTTGTTGCCATGTGAAATGTCCTTTCTCGAGACATCAAACTGAGGTAATCCATAGAGACAATGTGCGAAGGTAGTAAAAAGTGAATAGTAAACATGTGGACGCTTGAACTCTGTATCTGCCAAACCGTCAGGAAAAACCGAAGAAATCGAGTCAACAACATTATCGAATCTTTCCTCCAGTTCTATCGGGTCACGGTCAAACGATTTCTCATATTTCGCATAGAATCTCTTTATTTGCTTTTTGGATTTGATACCTTCAAGCATTGCAATAAGCAAATCTGCGACAAGGTTGACGTCCAACATACGAACAATGCTTCTTGAAGTTAATATTCCTTGACCTGTCCAGTATTCATTGTATTTGTGACCAATTCTGTCAGCCAACACCTTGAATGGGCCAAAGTGATTAGCATTGATTTTCTCTTGCTCATTTAACAATACAGCATATGAATTCAACCTACTGAAGATATCAAGCACTTCAGAATCAGGAAGGTTAATGAGAAGGTCAACAGAAATCTCATACGCGAGGATCTGGGATTGCACCTCTTCTGGCAATTGACTAAATTGTAATCCCCCGTACTCAGCATTCTGTGTCTTACTGATCACGAAGCCATCCTTAACAAAAGAGAGAATAGCTCTTAACCTTTGCTGCCCATCTACAACATCTCTGGTAGAACTTTTCGTAGTTACGTTTATCCGTTGCCGAATGAATATCTTTGGAATTGGTTTCCCTCTTATAATTGTATCCATAAGAAAGCTCTTTGCTTTATCAGTCCATACTGGCCGTCTTTGGAAGCGAGGGTTCAACTCCAGTTGCCCCATTCTATCCCACTCCACAAAGTCATTGATGTTATAGGTTCTTGAATCATAACTCTTCATTCTTCACTCCTCACAGACTTCTCTGCTTTCCACACCATACTCCAGATAAATACTAACATGAACGGTGAGTATTTCACATCCTCTTGAAGAGCAGAACCTACAGATATCACATGCATTATGTTTCTCAAGAAAAGCAGCAAACTTTGATTTC encodes:
- a CDS encoding DUF262 domain-containing protein; translation: MKSYDSRTYNINDFVEWDRMGQLELNPRFQRRPVWTDKAKSFLMDTIIRGKPIPKIFIRQRINVTTKSSTRDVVDGQQRLRAILSFVKDGFVISKTQNAEYGGLQFSQLPEEVQSQILAYEISVDLLINLPDSEVLDIFSRLNSYAVLLNEQEKINANHFGPFKVLADRIGHKYNEYWTGQGILTSRSIVRMLDVNLVADLLIAMLEGIKSKKQIKRFYAKYEKSFDRDPIELEERFDNVVDSISSVFPDGLADTEFKRPHVYYSLFTTFAHCLYGLPQFDVSRKDISHGNKEQIRNSLERVEEIFGTDDFANLTRLEQQFLQDCRRATTDEVVRQRRSSFLLSLLP
- a CDS encoding 7-cyano-7-deazaguanine synthase codes for the protein MTDCNGVLLSSGGMDSTVLAYDLARQGANLILLFLDYGQHCMKKEYETLKRVAPKAFMKNITLISIVDIFRESKSRMIVEADLWFDEVAPPDLYLPYRNLLFLSIASAYAQSIGIRNVYAAFINSNHAKEIDCSIRFFTQLEAMLEEYGSVKINIPYREMSKTQVANLGVELGAPIAETFSCQVNSVNPCGVCPNCVDRINAMRDLLKEV